Proteins from one Pseudarthrobacter sp. BIM B-2242 genomic window:
- a CDS encoding MaoC family dehydratase, with product MTPIQARTRPVVGQTAQMSRRVAETDISLFTEISGDRNPLHYDPEAAKSSRFGGIVVQGGITSAILNAVVAEELPGPGTVFLNVNWDFKAPVRPGDVITGHVEVLEAREDKPITKLRTWVVRGDGTVVLEGTAVCYTMDLCGNDG from the coding sequence ATGACCCCGATCCAAGCCCGCACCCGTCCCGTCGTGGGGCAAACCGCCCAGATGTCACGCAGGGTCGCGGAGACCGATATCAGTTTGTTCACCGAAATCAGCGGTGACCGCAATCCCCTCCACTATGATCCTGAAGCGGCGAAATCATCCCGATTTGGGGGAATTGTGGTTCAGGGCGGAATCACCAGCGCCATCTTGAATGCCGTTGTGGCGGAGGAACTGCCTGGTCCAGGAACCGTTTTTCTCAACGTCAACTGGGACTTCAAGGCGCCTGTCCGCCCTGGGGACGTCATTACCGGACATGTGGAAGTCTTGGAAGCACGCGAGGACAAGCCGATTACCAAGCTTCGGACGTGGGTTGTCCGTGGCGATGGGACAGTTGTCCTTGAAGGTACCGCCGTCTGCTACACGATGGACCTTTGCGGAAACGACGGGTAG
- a CDS encoding YciI family protein, which yields MEFVVLYTVREGVDRPRLFETYPRHKAYFEAFHAAGGGLIALGPFQTADPAGGSMGIFASRGDAERFIADDPFVTEGLADPRILEWDAVRFE from the coding sequence ATGGAATTCGTTGTGCTGTACACCGTGCGTGAGGGCGTCGACCGCCCCCGCCTGTTCGAGACCTATCCCCGCCACAAGGCCTACTTTGAGGCGTTCCATGCGGCCGGCGGCGGGCTCATCGCACTCGGCCCGTTCCAGACAGCAGATCCGGCGGGCGGGTCGATGGGGATCTTTGCCTCGCGCGGGGACGCCGAGCGCTTCATCGCCGACGACCCCTTCGTCACCGAAGGGCTCGCCGATCCACGAATCCTTGAGTGGGATGCCGTGCGCTTCGAGTAA
- a CDS encoding alpha/beta fold hydrolase → MSSFVLIPGAGGAAWYWSHVVPLLQGAGHQAAAVDLPGDDETAGLPEYTSLVVEAIGEHHGVVLVAQSLGAFTAPLVCEKASVGELVLVNAMIPAPGETPGAWWDNTGWAEAQQSAAKAHGYSTGFDTDTYFLHDIPPEIAAEGEAHQRPEANAVFESVCTFTAWPGIPTRVLSGEGDRFFPLDFQRRVARERLGIEPDVVPGGHLLALANPEGVAEYLLRR, encoded by the coding sequence GTGAGTTCGTTCGTTCTGATCCCGGGCGCCGGCGGCGCAGCATGGTACTGGAGCCACGTCGTTCCTCTGCTGCAGGGGGCAGGCCACCAAGCCGCCGCGGTCGATCTGCCCGGCGACGACGAAACCGCCGGGCTCCCCGAATACACCAGTCTGGTCGTGGAAGCCATCGGTGAGCACCACGGCGTGGTGCTCGTGGCGCAGTCCTTGGGAGCCTTTACCGCTCCGTTGGTGTGTGAGAAGGCGTCCGTCGGGGAGTTGGTGCTGGTGAATGCGATGATCCCCGCGCCGGGCGAGACGCCGGGCGCATGGTGGGACAACACCGGATGGGCTGAGGCGCAGCAAAGCGCAGCGAAGGCCCACGGCTACAGCACCGGCTTCGACACGGACACCTACTTCCTGCACGACATTCCCCCGGAAATCGCCGCTGAAGGGGAGGCGCATCAGCGCCCTGAAGCCAACGCAGTGTTCGAATCGGTCTGCACCTTCACGGCGTGGCCCGGCATCCCTACACGCGTACTTTCCGGGGAGGGGGACCGGTTCTTTCCCCTGGACTTCCAGCGCCGGGTGGCGCGTGAACGCCTCGGCATCGAGCCCGACGTTGTGCCCGGCGGCCACCTCCTCGCCCTGGCAAATCCGGAAGGTGTAGCCGAGTACTTGCTGCGCAGGTGA
- a CDS encoding MFS transporter, with translation MIGELGRRSATALLTHSALIQAVTFLVRPAATYRALELDVPGYALGLLAASYAVFPLLLAVPTGGLVDRLGERRLMAIGSAVVLACSAFLFLWGSSIVALIIGTAFLGAGQLACVVGQQAVVANNAASSRMDSAFGYLTFAASLGQALGPLAISLVGGASVRPDTQAIFFLAVCMSLVLFVTTFGVSAKVSGGKRKAVTGDGGNGSAVSLLKTPGVARALATSATVLAVVDLTMVYLPALGAERGLTAATVGLMLTTRAVFSMVSRLMLGQMSRKLGRMRLLVFSLALSTVALSAAAIPMPAWLLFVVMAVLGLGLGIGQPLTMSWLSAQAPAGQRGRALALRLAGNRVGQVVLPSAIGVVAAGLGAGGVFLASAVVVGGTLLLLRGVRLDG, from the coding sequence ATGATTGGTGAACTCGGCCGCCGCTCGGCCACAGCCCTCCTCACGCACTCCGCCCTGATCCAGGCCGTGACCTTCCTGGTCCGTCCTGCCGCCACCTACCGGGCGCTCGAACTGGACGTGCCCGGTTACGCGCTGGGCCTCCTCGCCGCCAGCTACGCCGTCTTTCCCCTGCTGCTCGCCGTCCCCACGGGCGGACTGGTGGACCGCCTGGGTGAGCGCCGGCTGATGGCGATCGGGTCCGCCGTCGTTCTTGCCTGCTCTGCTTTTCTGTTTCTGTGGGGATCGTCCATCGTGGCGCTCATCATCGGAACGGCGTTCCTCGGCGCCGGCCAGCTTGCCTGCGTTGTGGGGCAGCAGGCGGTGGTGGCCAACAACGCCGCATCATCCAGGATGGACTCCGCCTTCGGTTACCTGACATTCGCGGCATCTCTGGGGCAGGCCCTGGGGCCGCTGGCAATTTCCCTGGTGGGAGGCGCCTCCGTCCGGCCCGACACCCAGGCGATCTTCTTCCTTGCCGTCTGCATGAGCCTGGTGCTTTTTGTGACCACGTTCGGTGTCTCGGCCAAAGTCAGCGGCGGCAAAAGGAAAGCGGTTACGGGCGACGGCGGGAACGGCAGTGCCGTTTCGCTGCTGAAGACGCCCGGCGTGGCACGTGCCCTGGCCACCAGCGCCACCGTCCTGGCCGTGGTGGACCTGACCATGGTCTACCTCCCCGCACTCGGCGCCGAACGCGGGCTCACTGCGGCAACGGTGGGCCTGATGCTCACCACCCGCGCCGTGTTTTCCATGGTGTCCCGGCTGATGCTGGGGCAGATGTCGCGGAAGCTGGGGCGCATGCGGTTGCTGGTTTTCAGCCTCGCCCTGTCCACTGTTGCCCTGTCCGCGGCCGCAATTCCCATGCCGGCATGGCTGCTCTTTGTGGTCATGGCCGTCCTGGGTCTGGGGCTCGGCATCGGCCAGCCCCTCACCATGTCCTGGCTGTCAGCGCAGGCTCCTGCGGGGCAGCGCGGCCGGGCGCTGGCCCTGCGGCTGGCCGGCAACAGGGTAGGCCAGGTGGTGCTGCCCAGCGCCATCGGCGTCGTGGCGGCCGGGCTCGGCGCGGGGGGAGTGTTCCTGGCATCGGCGGTGGTAGTGGGCGGGACGCTCCTGCTGCTCCGCGGTGTGCGGCTGGACGGCTAG
- a CDS encoding glycoside hydrolase family 32 protein: protein MPENPPARPLLTRRTVWVIAICSAALIALLVSVVPISGSDAKARAEQALGSIAAAQTASKDSNGTYASYWLTGGDHSLTAIQPVTAEGAADIRSIYCEDGWVAAASVNGEIYLRSSLEEDAVPAAEVRRPGCITAEAVRHMLSDIGLPEEPPAAGSAIDRPAGSSKYRPNFHITPERNWMNDPQKPFFLNGLWHYYYLYNSDYPEGNGTEWYHLTSEDLLTWKDEGVAIEKYKNGLGDIETGSAVVDHENTAGFGHGAVISVLTQQDQGVQRQSLFYSTDGGYTFASYEGNPVMDNPGAEHWRDPKIVWDGPNKQWIMLLAEGRKIGLYTSPDLKQWHYVSGFERTGLGTLECPDFFQLDLDGDPAKRTWVLAASANGTAEGRTTGVAYWTGNWDGSGFTPQDERHQWLDAGSDFYAAVTWDDPRLTEGQRMQSRQAIGWMNNWDYARKLPTEDWHGGMDSLIRDIRLKTVQDRPTLVSAPAKSLGRLEGHTESVDSEVISPDGTTNLPSPEGGAYRLDLTVERPENHEGSEARLKLESDGRTFATIGYNFPDQTVSLTREQPSGTDLGPLFSQPRTASVPGSDGVVKLTVFVDYSSVEVFVNEGEQTLTSLVFPGSERHAISMSTDKGTLSLRSLTSTSMSAAR from the coding sequence ATGCCGGAAAATCCTCCTGCCCGCCCTCTCCTCACCCGGCGCACTGTCTGGGTCATAGCCATCTGCAGCGCAGCCCTGATTGCCCTTCTCGTCAGTGTTGTTCCGATCAGCGGATCGGATGCCAAAGCCCGGGCAGAACAGGCCCTTGGGAGCATTGCGGCTGCCCAGACGGCATCGAAGGATTCCAACGGCACGTATGCCTCGTACTGGCTGACGGGCGGTGACCACAGCCTGACTGCCATTCAACCGGTCACGGCCGAAGGGGCAGCGGACATCAGGAGCATTTATTGCGAGGACGGCTGGGTTGCAGCAGCCAGCGTGAACGGCGAAATTTACCTGCGCTCAAGCCTTGAAGAAGATGCCGTGCCGGCCGCAGAAGTCCGCCGGCCCGGCTGCATCACGGCCGAAGCTGTCCGCCACATGCTTTCGGACATTGGCCTGCCTGAAGAACCGCCTGCTGCCGGTTCAGCAATTGATCGGCCCGCGGGTTCATCGAAGTACCGCCCGAACTTCCACATCACCCCGGAACGGAACTGGATGAACGATCCGCAGAAGCCGTTTTTCCTCAACGGGCTGTGGCATTACTACTACCTGTACAACTCGGACTATCCGGAAGGAAACGGAACCGAGTGGTACCACCTCACCAGCGAAGACCTGCTGACCTGGAAGGACGAAGGGGTGGCCATCGAGAAATACAAAAACGGGCTGGGGGACATTGAAACGGGCAGTGCCGTGGTGGATCACGAGAACACCGCCGGCTTTGGGCACGGGGCTGTCATCTCCGTGCTGACCCAGCAGGACCAGGGGGTCCAGCGACAATCGCTGTTCTACTCAACGGACGGCGGGTACACCTTTGCCTCCTACGAGGGAAATCCGGTGATGGACAATCCCGGAGCAGAACATTGGCGGGACCCGAAAATTGTCTGGGACGGACCAAACAAGCAGTGGATCATGCTCCTCGCCGAGGGCCGCAAGATCGGCCTGTACACCTCCCCGGACCTCAAACAATGGCACTACGTTTCCGGTTTCGAACGGACCGGCCTGGGAACCCTGGAGTGCCCCGACTTTTTCCAGCTGGACCTGGACGGCGACCCCGCCAAGAGAACCTGGGTTTTGGCGGCCAGCGCCAACGGGACAGCAGAGGGCCGAACCACAGGGGTTGCCTACTGGACCGGAAACTGGGATGGAAGCGGGTTCACGCCCCAGGACGAGAGGCACCAGTGGCTGGATGCGGGATCTGACTTCTATGCAGCAGTGACCTGGGATGACCCCCGGCTGACAGAAGGCCAGCGAATGCAGTCCAGGCAGGCCATCGGCTGGATGAACAACTGGGACTACGCCCGCAAACTCCCTACTGAGGACTGGCACGGCGGCATGGATTCCCTCATACGGGATATCAGGCTCAAAACCGTCCAGGACCGCCCAACACTGGTCTCCGCTCCCGCTAAGAGCCTGGGCAGGCTGGAGGGCCACACCGAGTCTGTGGATTCCGAGGTGATCAGCCCCGACGGCACCACAAATCTGCCGTCCCCGGAAGGGGGCGCGTACCGGCTGGACCTAACGGTTGAACGGCCGGAAAACCATGAGGGGTCAGAGGCGCGGCTGAAGTTGGAGAGTGACGGCCGGACGTTTGCAACCATCGGTTACAACTTCCCGGACCAAACCGTGTCCCTGACCCGGGAACAGCCAAGCGGCACGGACCTGGGCCCGCTCTTCAGCCAACCGCGGACCGCGTCAGTCCCCGGAAGCGACGGCGTGGTGAAGCTGACCGTTTTCGTTGACTACTCGTCAGTGGAGGTGTTCGTGAACGAGGGCGAGCAAACGCTCACCTCACTCGTCTTCCCCGGCTCGGAGCGGCACGCCATCAGCATGTCCACGGACAAAGGAACGCTGTCCCTTAGATCCCTGACGTCCACGTCCATGTCCGCAGCCCGCTGA
- a CDS encoding SDR family oxidoreductase, which yields MTEQNTTTENDNLAGNKVWFVTGAGRGLGTDIAKAALAAGHAVVATGRNPDKVSRAIGEHENLLAVKLDVTDPADSAAAIQAAVARFGRIDVLVNNAGNFYAGFFEEITPADFRAQIETTMFGPMNVTRAALPVLRAQRSGLVVTISSTAGLAGGEFLTAYAASKFGVEGWAESLAPEVAPFGIRSMIVEPGFFRTELLTPESTSYAESTIEDYAERTGQTVKAWQSMDGQQGGDPAKLADALIQLAELDEPPLRFAAGADAVGTFETRARALLDQANAHRELSSNLAHGDAR from the coding sequence ATGACTGAGCAGAACACCACCACTGAGAACGACAACCTGGCCGGCAACAAGGTCTGGTTCGTTACCGGCGCAGGCCGAGGCCTGGGGACAGATATCGCTAAGGCTGCCCTCGCCGCCGGCCATGCCGTGGTCGCCACCGGCCGGAACCCGGACAAAGTTTCCAGGGCCATCGGCGAACACGAGAACCTCCTCGCCGTGAAGCTCGATGTCACAGACCCCGCCGATTCGGCCGCCGCCATCCAGGCAGCCGTGGCCCGGTTCGGCCGGATCGACGTCCTTGTGAACAACGCCGGCAACTTCTACGCCGGATTTTTCGAGGAAATCACTCCCGCGGACTTTCGGGCACAAATCGAAACCACCATGTTCGGTCCTATGAACGTCACCCGCGCGGCCCTGCCGGTCCTGCGGGCACAGCGCTCGGGCCTGGTGGTCACCATCTCCTCAACCGCAGGCCTCGCAGGCGGCGAGTTCCTCACCGCTTACGCTGCGTCGAAATTCGGTGTGGAGGGCTGGGCGGAGTCCTTGGCCCCGGAGGTGGCTCCGTTCGGTATCCGCAGCATGATCGTGGAGCCGGGGTTCTTCCGCACCGAGCTGCTCACCCCGGAATCCACCAGCTACGCCGAATCCACTATTGAGGACTACGCCGAGCGCACCGGGCAGACCGTCAAGGCATGGCAAAGCATGGACGGCCAGCAGGGTGGAGACCCGGCCAAGCTGGCCGACGCGCTGATCCAGTTGGCCGAACTGGATGAGCCGCCGCTTCGGTTCGCCGCCGGAGCGGACGCCGTCGGCACCTTCGAGACGCGGGCCAGGGCCCTCCTGGACCAGGCCAATGCCCACCGGGAGCTCTCCAGCAACCTCGCCCACGGCGACGCCCGATAA
- a CDS encoding GntR family transcriptional regulator, with protein MADSPSRNTGAHVVYTELKRQILSLELKPGARIYEPAMAEALQVSRTPLREAIRRLISESLLEQQPTGGVLVPALDEAVISELYEVRASMESLMARQACVKATAADIEALNGILERNAAMVTFADDAMKQGMALHAKIAEIAGNSWARRFHDQISSQMERYRHFTNSTQERRDQALAQHRILVDAVAAGKPEKAAKLAFDHVMGARDAAVRAITGSLTVS; from the coding sequence ATGGCAGATTCACCGTCCCGGAACACCGGGGCACACGTTGTCTACACGGAACTGAAGCGGCAGATCCTGAGCCTGGAACTGAAGCCCGGGGCGCGCATCTACGAACCCGCAATGGCTGAGGCGCTGCAGGTGAGCCGCACGCCGCTGCGGGAGGCCATCCGGCGGCTCATTTCCGAGAGCCTGCTGGAACAGCAGCCCACCGGGGGTGTCCTGGTGCCGGCCTTGGATGAGGCAGTAATTTCCGAGCTGTACGAGGTGCGCGCGTCGATGGAATCGCTGATGGCGCGGCAGGCGTGCGTGAAGGCGACCGCGGCCGACATCGAAGCACTCAACGGCATCCTTGAACGCAATGCCGCCATGGTGACGTTTGCCGATGACGCCATGAAACAGGGCATGGCGCTGCACGCGAAGATCGCCGAAATTGCGGGGAACTCGTGGGCCAGGCGGTTTCATGACCAGATCTCCAGCCAGATGGAGCGGTACCGCCACTTCACCAACAGCACGCAGGAGCGGCGGGACCAGGCCCTGGCCCAGCACCGGATCCTGGTGGATGCGGTGGCCGCCGGCAAACCGGAAAAAGCCGCCAAGCTCGCCTTCGACCACGTTATGGGAGCCCGGGACGCGGCGGTGCGTGCCATCACGGGCAGCCTCACCGTCTCATGA
- a CDS encoding Na+/H+ antiporter, which produces MEIALGLLVLVAVVCAGSALGRKLNISVPLLLVLAGVAGSFLPFVPRIELTPELVLVGLLPPLLYAAALRTSLFDFGSNRRAIGLLSVGYVIFGTITVGFVVWWLFPEIPLAAAIALGAVLAPPDAVAATAIARKVGMPRRIVTILEGESLVNDATALICLRAAIAAIAGSVSAAEIAGDFLLAVGGGLVVGMAAAYVLTALRKRIRNVAINTSTSLVAPLVAYLPAEAIHASGVLAVVVTGLVMGTKAPSMPNGAARLSQRSNWNTVQFLLENSVFLLIGLQVRTIIDGVQDDSLGAGRIWAGCVIILLAVLVLRPVWVFPATYLPRLIPAVRRNDPAPPWQFAAVVSWAGMRGVVTLAAVLVLPADLEHRSVLILAALVVVGGTLTLQGFTLPALVRVLRVQGPDQREDALNQASLMQQATAAGVARLQELRTDDDPPEVVAMLKRRTQERGLAAWERLGRPSAETATPSERYARLRLAMLEAERAKVLELRRGGEYAHEVLSDVLERLDVEESMLDVALDEVDTSGEGGGEGIARPGGVCGHLESARSRDVPPDAFCEDCVREGTTTVHLRMCLRCGNVGCCDSSAGSHASRHFEATGHPVMRSIEPGEDWRWCYQDDLLG; this is translated from the coding sequence ATGGAAATCGCCCTGGGACTTCTGGTTCTCGTCGCGGTGGTCTGCGCCGGCAGCGCCCTTGGCCGGAAACTCAACATTTCCGTTCCGTTGCTGCTGGTGCTGGCCGGCGTTGCCGGGTCCTTCCTCCCGTTCGTTCCGCGCATTGAGCTGACCCCGGAACTGGTCCTCGTGGGCCTGCTGCCTCCCCTGCTGTACGCCGCCGCGCTCCGGACTTCCCTGTTCGATTTCGGCTCGAACCGCCGCGCCATCGGGTTACTCTCGGTGGGCTACGTCATCTTCGGAACCATCACCGTGGGCTTTGTGGTCTGGTGGCTGTTCCCGGAGATCCCGCTGGCCGCCGCAATCGCCCTCGGTGCCGTCCTGGCGCCGCCCGATGCGGTGGCTGCGACGGCCATCGCCCGGAAGGTGGGGATGCCGCGCAGGATTGTCACCATCCTTGAGGGTGAGTCCCTGGTCAACGACGCCACCGCGCTGATCTGCCTCCGGGCTGCCATTGCGGCCATCGCAGGTTCGGTGTCCGCAGCGGAGATCGCCGGGGACTTCCTGCTCGCCGTGGGCGGCGGATTGGTGGTGGGCATGGCAGCGGCCTACGTGCTGACCGCGCTGCGGAAGCGGATCCGGAATGTGGCCATTAACACGTCAACGTCGCTGGTGGCCCCGCTTGTCGCGTACCTGCCGGCCGAAGCGATCCACGCCTCGGGCGTCCTCGCCGTCGTCGTAACCGGCCTGGTGATGGGCACCAAGGCGCCATCCATGCCCAACGGCGCCGCCCGGCTGAGCCAGCGCAGCAACTGGAACACGGTGCAGTTCCTGCTGGAGAACTCAGTGTTTCTCTTGATCGGGCTCCAGGTACGGACCATCATCGACGGCGTCCAGGACGACTCCCTAGGGGCCGGCAGGATCTGGGCTGGCTGCGTCATCATCCTGCTGGCGGTCCTGGTGCTCCGGCCGGTGTGGGTGTTCCCGGCCACGTACCTGCCCCGGCTGATTCCGGCCGTACGGCGGAACGACCCGGCACCGCCGTGGCAGTTCGCGGCAGTGGTCTCCTGGGCCGGGATGCGCGGGGTGGTCACGCTGGCCGCGGTGCTGGTGCTGCCCGCGGATCTCGAACACCGTTCGGTGCTGATCCTCGCTGCCCTGGTGGTGGTGGGCGGCACGCTGACGCTGCAGGGCTTCACCCTTCCGGCACTGGTCCGCGTCCTGCGGGTGCAGGGCCCGGACCAGCGCGAGGACGCGCTGAACCAGGCCTCGCTGATGCAGCAGGCCACCGCTGCGGGCGTGGCCCGCCTGCAGGAACTGCGCACGGACGACGATCCGCCGGAGGTCGTGGCCATGCTCAAACGGCGCACCCAGGAGCGCGGACTGGCCGCCTGGGAACGGCTGGGCCGGCCGTCGGCGGAGACCGCGACGCCCAGCGAGCGCTATGCCAGGCTGCGGCTAGCCATGCTGGAAGCGGAGCGGGCCAAGGTGCTCGAGTTGCGGCGCGGCGGCGAGTACGCCCACGAGGTCCTCAGCGACGTCCTGGAGCGGCTGGACGTTGAGGAATCCATGCTGGACGTCGCGCTGGACGAGGTGGACACGTCCGGCGAGGGCGGCGGCGAAGGGATCGCACGGCCCGGCGGGGTGTGCGGCCACCTCGAGTCAGCCCGGTCCCGGGACGTGCCCCCGGACGCCTTCTGCGAGGACTGCGTTCGGGAAGGCACGACGACGGTGCACCTGAGAATGTGCCTGCGGTGCGGCAACGTGGGGTGTTGTGATTCTTCGGCAGGCTCCCACGCGTCCCGGCACTTCGAAGCGACCGGGCACCCCGTCATGCGGAGCATTGAGCCGGGCGAGGACTGGCGGTGGTGCTACCAGGATGACCTGCTGGGGTGA
- a CDS encoding glycoside hydrolase family 68 protein, with the protein MHKHPQSHPMLLWRPAAAALAVAIAASAFLAVPSAQANEPADPPAVEQMPAPTQGFPLPTEHTQQAHDPASDFTSKWTRADAKQIMAQSDSTVAPGQNSMSPDVTMPEIPEDFPAMNDDVWVWDTWSLTDENANQISYKGWDVVFSLVADRNAGYGFDQRHWNARIGYFFRKTNADPAKDKWNYGGHVFADGASIGNTEWSGSTRLMQGNQVNVFYTATTFHDVAERNAGGGGIAPDAAIAKALGKIHADKNGVTFDGFQHTKLLEPDGEMYQTKEQNPGFAFRDPYTFADPAHPGKTFMVFEGNTGGTRGEYECKPEDLGYRPGDANAESVDEVNSSGAYYQTANVGLAVADNKDLTKWSFLPPILSANCVNDQTERPQIFIQNEGGKNKYYLFTISHQFTYAAGMRGPDGVYGFVGDGVRSDYQPMNNSGLALASPTDLNLPSESPEAPTPNQNGRQFQAYSHYVQPGGLVQSFIDNVNGVRGGSLSPTVKINFRNGVSAVDRSFGQNGLGPFGYLPTNVRVGGEGLYK; encoded by the coding sequence ATGCACAAGCACCCCCAATCACACCCCATGCTGCTGTGGCGCCCGGCCGCCGCGGCCCTTGCCGTCGCCATTGCGGCCTCGGCATTCCTGGCGGTACCGTCCGCACAGGCCAACGAGCCTGCTGACCCGCCGGCCGTCGAGCAGATGCCGGCGCCCACCCAGGGATTCCCCCTCCCCACCGAGCACACGCAGCAGGCCCACGATCCGGCGTCGGACTTCACGTCAAAGTGGACCCGCGCGGATGCCAAGCAGATCATGGCGCAGAGCGATTCCACCGTGGCCCCGGGCCAGAACTCCATGAGCCCTGATGTCACCATGCCGGAGATCCCCGAGGACTTCCCCGCCATGAACGATGACGTCTGGGTCTGGGACACCTGGTCGCTGACGGACGAGAACGCCAACCAGATCAGCTACAAGGGCTGGGACGTCGTCTTCTCCCTCGTCGCGGACCGCAACGCCGGCTACGGCTTCGACCAGCGGCACTGGAACGCCCGCATCGGCTACTTCTTCCGCAAGACCAATGCAGACCCGGCCAAGGACAAGTGGAACTACGGCGGCCACGTCTTCGCGGACGGCGCGTCCATTGGGAACACCGAGTGGTCCGGCTCCACCCGGCTCATGCAGGGCAACCAGGTCAACGTGTTCTACACCGCCACCACCTTCCACGACGTGGCCGAGCGCAACGCCGGCGGCGGCGGGATTGCCCCGGACGCGGCCATTGCCAAGGCCCTGGGAAAGATCCACGCCGACAAGAACGGCGTGACGTTCGACGGCTTCCAGCACACCAAGCTGCTGGAACCGGACGGCGAGATGTACCAGACCAAGGAACAGAACCCCGGCTTCGCGTTCCGCGATCCCTACACGTTTGCTGACCCGGCCCACCCCGGCAAGACCTTCATGGTCTTCGAGGGAAACACCGGCGGAACCCGCGGCGAGTACGAATGCAAGCCCGAGGACCTCGGGTACCGCCCCGGCGATGCCAATGCCGAGTCCGTTGACGAGGTCAACAGCAGCGGCGCCTACTACCAGACCGCGAACGTCGGGCTGGCCGTGGCGGACAACAAGGACCTCACCAAGTGGTCCTTCCTGCCGCCCATCCTTTCCGCGAACTGCGTGAACGACCAGACTGAGCGTCCCCAGATCTTCATCCAGAATGAAGGCGGCAAGAACAAGTACTACCTGTTCACCATCAGCCACCAGTTCACGTACGCTGCCGGAATGCGCGGTCCCGACGGCGTGTATGGCTTCGTGGGCGACGGCGTCCGTTCCGATTACCAGCCGATGAACAACAGCGGCCTTGCACTCGCCTCACCGACCGACCTGAACCTGCCGTCCGAATCACCGGAGGCACCCACCCCGAACCAAAACGGCCGCCAGTTCCAGGCCTACTCGCACTATGTGCAGCCCGGCGGCCTGGTGCAGTCCTTCATCGATAACGTCAACGGCGTGCGCGGCGGTTCCCTGTCCCCCACGGTGAAGATCAACTTCCGGAACGGCGTCTCGGCCGTTGACCGCAGCTTCGGCCAGAACGGACTCGGCCCGTTCGGTTACCTGCCCACCAACGTCCGCGTCGGCGGCGAGGGACTCTACAAGTAA
- a CDS encoding helix-turn-helix transcriptional regulator — MDRKEEIRDFLISRRAKVSPEQAGIPSYGELRRVPGLRREEVAQLAGVSTDYYTRLERGSIRGVSDSVLGAVASALQLDEAEREHLMDLARTANTPSVRTPRRPTQQRVRPGVLRLLDGMTGVAAMVQNGRGDVLATNLLGRALYAEVLTSAVSVGPDVPNRLPNQARYLFLDPGAADLYPDWKAVAATTVAMLRLASGRNPHDRALNELVGELTTGSGFFAELWAGHDVRIHTTGTKRFHHPVAGDLSLQFETLDLPGDEGQTLFTFTAEPGSASENALAFLASWAASPPETTTTGDPAGGSSRPARFRARPESRNPGKTEPTHD; from the coding sequence GTGGACAGAAAAGAAGAGATCCGTGATTTCCTGATTTCGCGTCGTGCGAAGGTCAGCCCGGAGCAGGCCGGAATCCCCAGTTACGGGGAGCTGCGGCGCGTGCCGGGCCTGCGCCGTGAGGAAGTGGCGCAACTCGCCGGGGTGAGCACGGATTACTACACGCGGCTGGAACGCGGCAGCATCCGCGGCGTCTCCGACTCGGTGCTCGGGGCTGTGGCCTCAGCCCTTCAGCTGGACGAGGCCGAGCGCGAACACCTGATGGACCTGGCGCGAACGGCCAACACGCCGTCGGTCCGGACGCCCCGCCGCCCGACACAGCAGCGCGTCCGTCCCGGGGTGCTGCGCCTGCTGGACGGAATGACCGGCGTGGCCGCCATGGTGCAGAACGGCCGCGGCGATGTGCTCGCCACTAACCTGCTGGGCAGGGCGCTGTATGCCGAGGTCTTGACCTCAGCCGTCTCAGTGGGTCCGGACGTTCCGAACCGGCTGCCGAATCAGGCACGCTACCTCTTCCTCGACCCTGGCGCAGCCGATCTCTACCCTGACTGGAAGGCGGTGGCGGCCACCACAGTGGCCATGCTTCGCCTGGCGTCAGGCCGGAATCCCCACGACAGGGCATTGAACGAACTTGTTGGGGAACTGACTACGGGCAGCGGGTTCTTTGCAGAGCTGTGGGCCGGGCACGACGTGCGCATCCACACCACAGGAACTAAACGCTTCCACCACCCGGTGGCCGGCGACCTGTCCCTGCAGTTCGAGACGCTGGACCTCCCCGGTGACGAAGGGCAGACCCTGTTTACCTTCACCGCGGAGCCGGGCTCCGCCTCTGAAAACGCGCTGGCCTTCCTCGCCAGCTGGGCGGCATCGCCGCCAGAAACAACCACCACCGGCGATCCTGCCGGCGGATCCTCCCGGCCCGCGCGCTTCCGCGCGCGGCCGGAATCACGCAACCCAGGAAAGACAGAACCAACCCATGACTGA